ACATGCATTTGATTATGCTGCTTTATAGTTTTAAAACGCCAGTAAAATATTAACCAATTAGGTGTTGTCTTTAGATATCATGGTGGCTCTCCGGCCCCTCAAAAAGCCCAAGATCGTCAAGAAGCGGACAAAGAAGTTCATCCGCCACCAGTCAGACCGTTATGTAAAGATTAAGGTCAGTACAGAGTCCTCCATGTTTAATCCACGTGTGTGGGGGCGTCGGAGGCGGCGATGACTCACATGGCAACTTTTATTTTCTGCAGCGTAACTGGCGTAAACCCAGAGGTATTGACAACAGAGCCCGCAGGAAATTCAAGGGGCAGATCCTGATGCCAAACATTGGTTATGGTAGCAACAAGAAGACCAAACACATGCTGCCCACCGGGTTCCGCAAATTCCTGGTCCACAATGTCAAGGAGCTAGAGGTTCTGATGATGAGCAACAAGTAAGTGCCTGGGGTGGgatgggttaaaggggtattccacagGAGAGGGGATAATTATTAGATCTGTAGGGGTCCTACAGCTGG
This Bufo gargarizans isolate SCDJY-AF-19 chromosome 7, ASM1485885v1, whole genome shotgun sequence DNA region includes the following protein-coding sequences:
- the LOC122943400 gene encoding 60S ribosomal protein L32, with protein sequence MVALRPLKKPKIVKKRTKKFIRHQSDRYVKIKRNWRKPRGIDNRARRKFKGQILMPNIGYGSNKKTKHMLPTGFRKFLVHNVKELEVLMMSNKSFCAEIAHNVSSKNRKTIVERAAQLAIKVTNPNARLRSEENE